The Helicobacter sp. MIT 21-1697 genome segment TAGTCCATAGGCAATATTGAGAATATTCTGTTCTTTGAATTTTGCGCCAATAAACTGCATACCAATGCTTAAACCATTTTTATCTTTGCTCACAGGCATACACAGGGCGGGCAATCCTGCCAAATTGACACCAATAGTATAAATATCGCTTAAATACATCTCTAAAGGTGAATGCGTTGAGCCAAACTTGGGAGCTACACTTGGAGCAATAGGCAAGAGAATACTATCGCACTCATTAAAAATAGATTCATAATCTGCACAGATTTTCTTTCGCACTTGTTGTGCTTTGAGATAATACGCATCATAATAGCCACTACTCAGAACAAAGCTTCCAAGCAGAATACGCCGCTTTACTTCTTCGCCAAAATATGCACTACGCGTATTAAGATATACATCTTTGAGATTTTTTGATTCACTTCTTGTGCCATAGCGGATTCCATCAAAGCGCGCAAGGTTAGAGCTAGCCTCTGCGGTGCAGATAATATAATATGCCGAGATATGATAGCGTGTATCAAGCATAGATTTTTCAACAATGGTATGCCCCATAGATTCTAACATTTTAATTGTATGATTATAGGCTTCTTGTATTTGGGGCGTAGCGTCTTTAAGAAAATCCTTTAATATAGCAATCTTGTAGCGCGCATTTGGGTCAAGGTTTTTAAATGTACTAAGAGGAGGGAGATTTGCACTTGTAGAATCTTGTTTGTCATATCCACTTATGGCATCAAGCAAAAGTGCGGCATCTTCCACATTTTGCGTAATAGGTCCGATTTGGTCTAAACTTGAGCTATAAGCAATGAGCCCATAGCGACTTACTCTCCCATAGCTTGGCTTTAACCCTACACAACCACAGAATCCAGCAGGTTGTCGTATTGAGCCTCCTGTATCACTTCCAAGTGAGGCAATAGCAAGCCCAGCTGCCACAGCAGCAGCACTTCCTCCACTGCTTCCACCGGGCACACGCGAAGTATCAAGGGGATTTTTCACTCTCCCATAACAACTAGATTCTGTTGTGCTTCCCATTGCAAATTCGTCCATATTCGCACGCCCGAAAGCACACATTTTGTTTTCGTGTAATTTTGTGATAACACTTGCATTATAAGGAGAAATGTAGCCTTTTAAGATTTTGCTTGCGCAAGTGATTTCCCAACCTTTGACATTAATATTGTCTTTTATGAGGATTGGCACACCACTTCCACTCTCATTAATTTCACCGATATAGGCATTGAGTTCTATGTTTTCTTTGACACGTTGGCGCAAGAGGGTTTTTATCTCTTTGAGTTCATTTTCGGATTTGTTTAGGGCTTCTTTGAGTGTTATCATTATTGTCTCCTATTGTGTTAAGGGAGTGTGATTATAGAATCTTCTTGCTTTAAAATAACTATAAAATGAATTTTGTTCTTACTCATAAATCTTTTTTAAAAAACAAAGCTGTGAAGTAGCGTGTAATAAAAGCATATCGGCAAGCACAAGTGCAACCATAGCTTGAGCAACTACACTCCCGCGCACTGCTACACAAGGGTCGTGTCGCCCTTTGATATGGCAGGTTTGCTCTTGTGAGTGTATATCAAGTGTCGCTTGAGGTATAAAGATGCTTGGTGTGGGTTTAAAATGTGCTTTGACAAGCAGTGTATTGCCATTGCTGATGCCTCCTAGAATACCACCACTATGATTACTCTTAAAGCCATTTTTATCCATTTCATCGTTATGCTCACTGCCTTGTTGTGCGCAAGAGCTGATTCCATCGCCTATTTCTACCGCTTTAACTGCATTCAGTCCCATAAGTGCCTCTGCCAAAGCTCCATCAAGACGATGATAGAGTGGCTCACCTAGTCCCACAGGAAGTCCATCTACGCGAATAAGAGCACTCCCACCAATGCTATCGTGTTCCCTCTTAACATTTTCAATAAGTGTCTTTTGCTCATCTTCACATTCTTTATCAAGTGCATAGATTTCACTTTCAAGTGCGTATGCAAAATCATATTGCTTCCCTGCAATATTGCCGATTGAGCATATACCGCTTTGAACACTTATACCAAATTCACGCAAGAGCATTTGTGCCACAGCTCCAGCTGCTACCCTTGCTGCACTCTCTCTTGCTGAACTTCTCCCACCACCGCGATAATCTCGGATACCATACTTTTTGAAATATGTATAATCAGCGTGTCCGGGACGAAAAATATCTTTAATATTGGCATAATCACTGCTTTTTGTTCCATTATTTGCTATCCACATACCAATAGGTGTGCCTGTGCTTAATCCTTCAAATACGCCACTTAGAATCTGCACTTTATCAGATTCTTTGCGCTGGGTTGCGTATTGATTGCGTCCGGGTGCGCGCCTTGCCATCATAGATGCTATAAAATGCTCATCTATACGCAATCCTGCAGGCACTCCATCAATGACACAACCAATCCCCTCGCCGTGAGATTCTCCAAAAGTGCTTACACGAAATGATTTACCAAAAGTATTCATTTTTGTTCCTTTGATGAGTTTTTGTTCATCTTTTCATAGAGTTTTTTATAGGCAATTTGTGCGCTTTTTTGCTGTGCTTCTTTTTTTGAACTCCCACTTGCTCTAGCATATTCTTTTCCCTGCACACTTAAAGCCACTTCAAAGTTTTTTTTGTGGTCAGGTCCGCTCTCATTAATGAGTATATAAGTTGGAATCTCACCATAGAAAGCTTGGGTAAGCTCTTGAAGGGCAGTCTTATAGTCCATAAAAAGAGAGGGCAAATCAATTTTTGTATAATTTTGTTCAAGTAAATCATAAATAATGGGCTGAATATAAGTAAGATTAGATTCTA includes the following:
- the aroC gene encoding chorismate synthase, which translates into the protein MNTFGKSFRVSTFGESHGEGIGCVIDGVPAGLRIDEHFIASMMARRAPGRNQYATQRKESDKVQILSGVFEGLSTGTPIGMWIANNGTKSSDYANIKDIFRPGHADYTYFKKYGIRDYRGGGRSSARESAARVAAGAVAQMLLREFGISVQSGICSIGNIAGKQYDFAYALESEIYALDKECEDEQKTLIENVKREHDSIGGSALIRVDGLPVGLGEPLYHRLDGALAEALMGLNAVKAVEIGDGISSCAQQGSEHNDEMDKNGFKSNHSGGILGGISNGNTLLVKAHFKPTPSIFIPQATLDIHSQEQTCHIKGRHDPCVAVRGSVVAQAMVALVLADMLLLHATSQLCFLKKIYE
- the gatA gene encoding Asp-tRNA(Asn)/Glu-tRNA(Gln) amidotransferase subunit GatA, with product MITLKEALNKSENELKEIKTLLRQRVKENIELNAYIGEINESGSGVPILIKDNINVKGWEITCASKILKGYISPYNASVITKLHENKMCAFGRANMDEFAMGSTTESSCYGRVKNPLDTSRVPGGSSGGSAAAVAAGLAIASLGSDTGGSIRQPAGFCGCVGLKPSYGRVSRYGLIAYSSSLDQIGPITQNVEDAALLLDAISGYDKQDSTSANLPPLSTFKNLDPNARYKIAILKDFLKDATPQIQEAYNHTIKMLESMGHTIVEKSMLDTRYHISAYYIICTAEASSNLARFDGIRYGTRSESKNLKDVYLNTRSAYFGEEVKRRILLGSFVLSSGYYDAYYLKAQQVRKKICADYESIFNECDSILLPIAPSVAPKFGSTHSPLEMYLSDIYTIGVNLAGLPALCMPVSKDKNGLSIGMQFIGAKFKEQNILNIAYGLEKEINN